In Acinetobacter piscicola, a single window of DNA contains:
- the trhA gene encoding PAQR family membrane homeostasis protein TrhA has protein sequence MNANLIQTYAPQEERINAISHAIGAVCAAIATIFMLIKGSYLPAWQFLGLLVYGLSMVLLFSSSAIYHFSVDETKRQWYKKLDHTAIYYLIAGTYTPFLAIAIPTAKAHYLLIALWVIAAIGTLFKLFFIHRFQKISLIAYLAMGWLAVLVMDDMQRFLNSGALKLLVIGGLAYTIGALFYALKRVRYTHAIWHIFVLIGAGSHFFAIYLYVI, from the coding sequence ATGAATGCAAATTTGATTCAGACCTATGCACCACAAGAAGAACGTATTAATGCCATTAGCCATGCGATTGGCGCTGTCTGTGCTGCCATTGCAACTATTTTTATGCTCATCAAAGGCAGTTATTTACCTGCATGGCAATTTTTAGGCTTGTTGGTCTATGGTCTCAGCATGGTATTGCTATTTTCTAGTTCTGCGATTTACCATTTTTCTGTCGATGAGACAAAGCGTCAATGGTATAAAAAACTCGATCATACGGCGATTTATTATTTGATTGCAGGAACCTATACCCCTTTTCTTGCAATCGCTATTCCGACAGCTAAAGCCCATTACCTTTTAATTGCACTTTGGGTTATTGCAGCCATTGGTACACTCTTCAAGTTATTTTTCATTCATCGTTTTCAGAAAATTTCGCTCATTGCTTATTTGGCAATGGGATGGCTCGCTGTACTGGTGATGGATGATATGCAACGCTTTTTAAATAGCGGCGCACTCAAATTATTGGTCATTGGTGGGCTTGCTTATACGATTGGTGCATTGTTTTATGCCTTAAAAAGAGTAAGATACACCCATGCCATTTGGCATATTTTTGTTTTGATCGGGGCAGGATCACATTTCTTTGCCATCTATCTTTACGTCATTTAA
- a CDS encoding MFS transporter: MASSNTTLTDEVQTNSKTRVLFASLVGTTIEFFDFYIYATAAVIIFPHLFFPASTDPTTATIQSLATFAIAFIARPIGAALFGHLGDRIGRKATLVAALLTMGISTVCIGLLPTYHQIGIMAPLLLALCRLGQGLGLGGEWSGAVLLATENAPEGKRAWYGMFPQLGAPIGFILATGSFLTLGAFMSEAEFMQWGWRIPFIASAALVIVGLWIRLKLHETPAFQKVLNKQKEVNIPFKEVLTKHWGMLILGTIAAICTFVVFYLTTVFALNWGTTKLGYSRAEFLELQLLATLCFAAFIPLSAVLAEKFGRKATSIGVCVVSALFGLVFSSMLESGNTFVVFLFLCTGLAIMGLTYGPIGTVLSEIFPTSVRYTGSALTFNLAGIFGASFAPLIATKLATTYGLYAVGYYLTAASILSLLAFLAIRETKNDDVNNQI, translated from the coding sequence ATGGCGTCATCTAATACGACTCTGACTGACGAAGTTCAGACAAATTCAAAAACTCGTGTACTCTTTGCCAGCCTCGTAGGCACAACAATCGAGTTTTTTGACTTTTATATTTATGCAACTGCGGCAGTCATCATCTTCCCTCATTTGTTCTTCCCTGCAAGTACAGATCCGACCACAGCAACGATTCAGTCTCTTGCGACTTTCGCCATTGCCTTTATTGCACGTCCAATTGGTGCGGCTTTATTTGGACATTTAGGCGACCGTATTGGTCGTAAAGCAACATTAGTTGCAGCCCTCCTGACCATGGGTATTTCAACCGTCTGTATCGGTTTACTGCCAACCTATCATCAAATTGGAATCATGGCACCGTTACTCCTCGCACTTTGTCGTTTAGGACAAGGGCTTGGCCTTGGCGGTGAATGGTCAGGTGCAGTACTACTTGCTACTGAAAATGCCCCTGAAGGTAAACGTGCATGGTACGGTATGTTCCCTCAACTCGGCGCACCGATTGGTTTTATTCTTGCAACAGGCTCATTCTTAACCCTTGGTGCTTTCATGTCTGAAGCTGAGTTTATGCAATGGGGTTGGCGTATTCCATTTATTGCCAGTGCTGCATTGGTAATCGTCGGTCTTTGGATTCGCTTGAAGTTACATGAAACACCTGCCTTCCAAAAAGTGTTAAATAAACAAAAAGAAGTGAACATTCCATTTAAAGAAGTGTTAACTAAACACTGGGGAATGCTCATTCTTGGTACAATCGCTGCGATTTGTACCTTTGTTGTGTTCTACTTAACGACAGTATTTGCTTTAAACTGGGGTACGACTAAACTCGGTTATTCTCGTGCAGAATTCCTAGAACTTCAATTACTTGCAACACTTTGCTTTGCTGCTTTCATTCCTCTTTCTGCAGTATTGGCAGAAAAATTTGGTCGTAAGGCAACGTCTATTGGTGTATGTGTTGTTTCTGCATTATTTGGTTTAGTGTTTTCAAGCATGTTGGAATCTGGTAATACCTTTGTCGTATTTCTCTTCTTATGTACGGGTCTTGCCATCATGGGTTTAACCTATGGTCCAATTGGTACGGTACTGTCTGAAATTTTCCCCACTTCAGTACGTTACACAGGTTCAGCTTTGACTTTTAACCTTGCAGGTATTTTTGGTGCATCTTTTGCCCCATTAATTGCAACGAAACTAGCAACAACCTATGGTTTATATGCGGTGGGTTATTATTTAACGGCCGCATCGATTCTTTCACTGCTTGCTTTCTTAGCAATTCGTGAAACAAAAAATGATGACGTAAATAACCAAATCTAA
- a CDS encoding phospholipase D family protein has translation MTQTTNPIRQKYQQHHKLKIFNTKMVLLSAIIVCGLPACNTLPTQQHPITPVYAKDTPTDQTTLAQLINPLKAQNPDLTGFHVLYDPFDAIAARIHLIDKAEKTLDLQYYIWDNDKIGSLALYKIIQAADRGVKVRLLVDDNNAQNMEAIYLALDQHSNIDVKLFNPYRFRSFRPLDMVIDLKRINRRMHNKTFTADQQISLIGGRNMSNQYYNISDNYQFSDVDVMLVGKAVEDINHSFDEYWNHEYAFPVRDIVSHKKYTLRYEGLKQQLTQHYEEITTQNYMNLSSHSHDFDNWLNHHIQLDWVKAEVIKDAPDKIKSKAKKEEHLNFQMLTHLEKPEQSVDLVSAYFVPQKEGEERLIELAQKGVQVRVLTNSFKANDVALVHAFYAKYRENLLKNGVELYEFLPAIPEQELDENIKKLSKETKVSLKGLSRSSLHAKLMALDDKQVFIGSFNFDPRSANLNTEIGVILNSPSLAQAVHSTMDKNLTKYAYKLVLNSQQKIHWVRTTPTEIRTIRKEPKMKWWQKAGVKIISWLPIEGFM, from the coding sequence ATGACGCAAACCACAAATCCGATACGACAAAAGTACCAACAGCATCACAAACTTAAGATTTTTAATACAAAAATGGTGCTACTTTCTGCCATTATCGTATGTGGTTTGCCTGCGTGTAATACCCTACCTACACAGCAACACCCCATCACTCCCGTTTATGCTAAAGACACGCCGACAGATCAAACGACTTTGGCACAACTCATTAACCCTTTAAAAGCACAAAATCCTGATCTCACAGGTTTTCATGTTTTATACGACCCTTTTGATGCGATTGCCGCACGTATTCATCTGATTGATAAAGCTGAAAAAACTTTAGATTTACAATATTATATTTGGGACAATGACAAGATCGGTTCATTGGCACTGTATAAAATCATTCAAGCTGCGGATCGGGGAGTCAAAGTTCGCTTATTGGTCGATGATAATAACGCACAAAACATGGAAGCGATTTATTTAGCACTCGACCAACACTCTAATATTGATGTCAAACTGTTTAACCCCTACCGCTTTCGTTCATTTCGCCCACTTGACATGGTGATCGATTTAAAACGTATCAATCGCCGTATGCACAATAAAACCTTTACTGCCGACCAACAAATTAGTTTGATTGGTGGACGAAATATGAGTAACCAATATTACAATATCAGCGACAATTATCAGTTCTCTGATGTTGATGTCATGTTGGTCGGTAAAGCGGTTGAAGATATTAATCACTCTTTTGATGAATATTGGAACCACGAATATGCTTTTCCTGTGCGTGACATTGTTAGCCACAAAAAATATACCTTGCGTTATGAAGGACTCAAACAACAACTGACCCAACATTATGAAGAAATCACCACGCAAAATTATATGAACCTCAGTTCACATTCTCATGATTTTGACAATTGGTTAAATCACCACATTCAGCTCGATTGGGTCAAAGCAGAAGTCATTAAAGATGCTCCTGACAAAATTAAATCTAAAGCAAAAAAAGAAGAACATCTCAACTTTCAAATGCTGACGCATTTAGAAAAACCTGAACAAAGTGTAGATCTTGTTTCTGCTTATTTCGTGCCACAAAAAGAAGGTGAAGAGCGCCTGATTGAATTGGCACAAAAAGGCGTACAAGTTCGTGTACTCACCAATTCATTTAAAGCCAATGATGTTGCTTTAGTCCATGCATTCTATGCAAAATATCGAGAAAACTTACTGAAAAATGGTGTGGAGTTATATGAGTTTTTACCTGCAATTCCTGAACAAGAACTCGATGAAAATATTAAAAAGCTCTCCAAAGAAACCAAAGTGAGTTTAAAAGGTTTAAGTCGTTCTAGCCTACACGCCAAACTCATGGCATTAGATGATAAACAAGTCTTTATTGGTTCTTTTAATTTTGATCCACGCTCTGCCAATCTAAATACTGAAATTGGCGTGATTTTAAATAGTCCATCCTTAGCACAGGCTGTACATTCAACCATGGATAAAAACCTGACTAAATATGCCTATAAATTGGTGCTGAACTCGCAACAAAAAATTCACTGGGTTCGTACCACACCGACCGAAATTCGGACCATTCGTAAAGAACCAAAAATGAAATGGTGGCAAAAAGCAGGTGTGAAAATTATTTCATGGTTGCCAATTGAAGGCTTCATGTAA
- a CDS encoding class I SAM-dependent methyltransferase, whose product MSHVALMSEQEQKFINAVQQAIETQSFERLILSQYKGELAQLEKMTFRIISLQDQSMMSCLYRYKTQDVTKNYAIDESFTVIQELFSQCKQANLFSTEQEIQLKKNKKKALLTYSKVTPQVKQQEQQHDRSKHRYVDQDSYFLQPLGITDSKAQIIPSMARKWKQINKFVEIFAGALDKIDHQDQALQVVDFGLGKGYLTFALYDYLAKNQFIPQVTGVELNPKMVEFCQKVATEANFQHLDFFQGDVRTYAPKKLDVMIALHACDVATDFAIHTGIRLNAQMIMCAPCCHKELRPQLKSPKVLAPMLQFGIHAGQQAEMLTDTIRALLLNAYGYDTKVFEFVALEHTSKNKMILATKRKKFTAPDKDVLAQIAALKQMYGIQQQSLELLLNDQWDQQGIGCKC is encoded by the coding sequence ATGTCACACGTGGCTTTGATGTCTGAGCAGGAACAAAAATTTATCAATGCTGTACAGCAAGCCATTGAAACACAAAGTTTTGAACGTTTAATTTTGAGTCAATATAAAGGTGAGTTAGCGCAGCTTGAAAAAATGACTTTTCGTATTATTTCATTACAAGATCAGTCAATGATGAGTTGTCTATATCGTTATAAAACCCAAGATGTCACGAAAAATTATGCAATAGATGAAAGTTTTACGGTCATTCAAGAACTATTTTCACAATGCAAACAGGCGAACCTATTTAGTACTGAACAAGAAATTCAACTGAAAAAAAATAAGAAAAAAGCCTTATTAACTTATAGTAAAGTTACACCGCAAGTGAAGCAACAGGAACAACAACATGACCGATCAAAGCATCGTTATGTCGATCAGGACAGCTATTTTTTACAGCCTTTAGGCATTACCGACAGCAAAGCACAAATTATTCCGAGCATGGCACGAAAATGGAAACAGATTAATAAATTTGTTGAAATTTTTGCAGGTGCTTTGGATAAAATTGATCATCAAGATCAAGCCTTACAAGTGGTCGACTTCGGCTTAGGTAAAGGTTATTTAACCTTTGCACTCTATGATTATTTAGCAAAAAATCAGTTTATTCCTCAGGTTACAGGCGTTGAACTTAATCCTAAAATGGTCGAGTTTTGTCAAAAAGTTGCGACTGAGGCAAATTTCCAACATTTGGATTTTTTCCAAGGTGATGTACGTACTTATGCACCTAAAAAACTAGATGTCATGATTGCGTTACATGCCTGTGATGTTGCAACTGACTTTGCCATTCATACTGGCATTCGTTTAAATGCACAGATGATCATGTGCGCACCTTGTTGTCATAAAGAATTACGTCCTCAGTTAAAAAGTCCGAAAGTACTTGCACCGATGTTGCAATTTGGCATTCATGCAGGGCAACAAGCGGAAATGTTGACGGATACCATTCGTGCATTATTGCTCAATGCTTATGGCTATGACACCAAAGTCTTTGAATTTGTGGCTTTGGAACACACCAGTAAAAATAAAATGATTTTAGCAACCAAACGTAAAAAATTTACTGCGCCCGATAAGGATGTTTTGGCACAGATTGCGGCATTAAAACAGATGTATGGTATTCAACAACAGTCCTTAGAACTTTTACTGAATGACCAATGGGACCAACAAGGGATTGGTTGTAAATGTTAA
- a CDS encoding metallophosphoesterase, producing MWMTDSIIFYFFLCFALVAIWGVAQAWISQSRTETIHPFKSFVHLLAFYLSYLLFPLFFFSLYAGWVEYFSLHESIFVFLLSSLLIYARFIEPHLVRVDYQHYKLSPDQAFQRPFKVALIADLHIGLFSGHERQLKIIVKKINAEQPDIVVVAGDWTYEPENKLAEELAVLKEIQAPIYSVNGNHDEQYPGPPIQDLLAHALQVNNVIDIEGQMVEFDDFRLIGVGDLWAGKTDMRSMPLLPQDKPWLILSHNPDTVDMVPKLPTRPLMLAGHTHGGQVQLPWLTSYIMKKVSILGHKRGLYQHENAAVFVSVGTGMVGVPFRFCVPPTIDIIELS from the coding sequence ATGTGGATGACAGATTCAATCATTTTTTACTTTTTCCTCTGCTTTGCCTTGGTTGCAATTTGGGGGGTGGCACAGGCTTGGATTAGTCAATCACGTACCGAAACGATTCATCCCTTTAAATCTTTCGTCCATTTGCTCGCATTCTACCTATCTTATTTATTATTTCCGTTGTTCTTTTTTAGTTTGTATGCAGGTTGGGTTGAATATTTCTCATTGCATGAAAGTATTTTTGTTTTCTTGTTATCGAGTTTATTGATTTATGCACGTTTTATTGAACCACATTTGGTTCGTGTTGATTATCAACATTATAAATTAAGTCCTGATCAGGCTTTTCAACGACCTTTTAAAGTGGCATTGATTGCAGACTTACATATTGGTTTATTTTCAGGACATGAGCGTCAACTCAAAATTATTGTTAAAAAAATTAATGCAGAGCAGCCTGATATTGTCGTAGTTGCAGGTGATTGGACGTATGAGCCTGAAAATAAACTCGCTGAAGAATTGGCTGTTTTGAAAGAGATTCAAGCCCCTATTTATTCAGTCAATGGTAATCATGATGAGCAATATCCTGGCCCACCGATTCAAGATTTATTAGCCCATGCTTTACAGGTGAATAATGTCATTGATATTGAAGGGCAGATGGTTGAGTTTGACGATTTTCGTTTGATTGGGGTAGGGGATTTGTGGGCAGGTAAAACCGATATGCGCAGTATGCCGTTATTACCACAAGATAAACCTTGGCTGATTTTGTCACATAACCCTGATACGGTTGATATGGTGCCCAAGTTACCCACACGTCCTTTAATGCTAGCAGGGCATACGCATGGGGGACAGGTGCAATTACCTTGGCTGACCAGTTATATCATGAAAAAAGTATCGATTTTGGGGCATAAAAGAGGTTTGTATCAGCATGAAAATGCAGCTGTGTTTGTCAGTGTTGGTACGGGGATGGTGGGCGTGCCTTTTCGTTTTTGTGTGCCGCCAACCATTGATATTATTGAGTTGAGTTAA